From a single Cotesia glomerata isolate CgM1 linkage group LG6, MPM_Cglom_v2.3, whole genome shotgun sequence genomic region:
- the LOC123266522 gene encoding uncharacterized protein LOC123266522: MEANISAHLIGIHQIKRKTQRDKLITVNRIANEIIKTLSENESVKTLMEKSEMPEDMKPFVRVEIAKQLKESKEIINALKSDDILLTNRALKAKWFFNGNNNSIKLYREQIWPFVSLKLRKKIIRCLANNITKAIFAEEFYKEVASLYGEDQAQPLLIVCSQDFIERCFDDNNFQLDGKRNMRFLFYKNPKIIINYLKRRSNDQINKSIVYKSLDLFNFLPRLIKKYDQDFVEIMELYDHYTCCAKLSKRRTKIFLNKCKDALIKNGELFLPILDLKSVSKLLTKEQFSTMLETLYPDDIERFQPYDSIKYLEFFEKEDKFRILLTSFEKFYEVNILNCSELINNYAFIEILPPEDRFKLARIQCEKITKDDVSKESYWISLLPLEESIPHLKARINSSTSSSDRCIYLAVLIDTCFFNYDKDALLEVLEYIWERHKDESPEDLVNIFFTERIDLKLNEPRINLLETLSQNHFDIIYKLIKMLHAKGLVDAADRIFKLMKWVYRFDIMNNIGNDKMNFIVDLFENEYYCYYLIYSDIEFEIRFLKELIKVLQSKNENNETYPTFNWIIYITCAVYGLNKHLAVAKKMSLKDFPWILNGAKKVLSINDDSYDERCLRGILRKKDKGLYDELILEMQASL; encoded by the coding sequence atggaaGCAAATATTTCTGCTCATTTGATCGGTATCCATCAAATTAAGAGAAAAACGCAAAGAGATAAGCTTATTACAGTTAATCGTATTgcaaatgaaataattaaaacattaaGTGAGAATGAATCTGTAAAAACACTGATGGAGAAGTCTGAAATGCCGGAAGATATGAAGCCGTTCGTACGAGTGGAAATAGCCAAACAATTAAAAGAGTCCAAGGAAATCATCAATGCTCTTAAATCTGATGACATTTTGTTGACAAACCGTGCTCTTAAAGCcaaatggttttttaatggGAACAATAATTCGATAAAACTTTACCGTGAGCAGATTTGGCCGTTTGTATCTTTGAAACTtcgaaagaaaataattaggtgTCTAGCTAATAATATAACAAAGGCCATTTTTGCTGAAGAATTTTACAAGGAAGTGGCTTCCTTGTATGGAGAAGACCAAGCTCAGCCTCTTCTCATTGTCTGCAGCCAAGATTTTATTGAACGCTgttttgatgataataattttcaactgGATGGCAAAAGAAATATGAGATTTTTATTCTACAAAAATCCAAAgatcattataaattatctcAAACGTCGTAGCAATGATCAGATTAACAAATCAATTGTTTACAAGTCTTTAGATTTGTTCAACTTCCTTCCAAGATTAATTAAGAAGTATGATCaggattttgttgaaataatggAATTATACGATCATTATACGTGTTGTGCTAAACTTAGCAAAAGGcgtacaaaaatatttttgaataagtGCAAAGAcgctttgataaaaaatggtGAATTATTTCTACCTATTTTGGATTTGAAGAGCGTTTCGAAATTACTGACCAAAGAGCAGTTTTCAACCATGCTAGAAACACTGTACCCAGACGATATTGAAAGATTTCAGCCCTACGATAGTATAAAATATctcgaattttttgaaaaagaagataaatttCGTATCCTGTTAActtcatttgaaaaattctatgaagtaAATATTCTTAACTGCTctgaattaataaacaattatgcATTCATAGAAATACTTCCTCCTGAAGATCGCTTTAAATTAGCAAGAATTCAATGTGAAAAAATAACGAAAGATGATGTCTCCAAAGAGTCCTATTGGATTTCTCTTTTACCACTTGAAGAATCGATTCCACACCTCAAAGCACGAATCAACAGTTCGACTTCTTCTAGCGATCGATGTATTTATTTGGCGGTATTAATTGACAcctgttttttcaattatgataAGGATGCATTACTTGAAGTACTTGAATATATTTGGGAAAGGCACAAAGATGAATCGCCTGAAGACTTAGTGAATATTTTCTTTACCGAGAGAATTGATTTGAAATTGAATGAACCTCGAATCAATCTACTGGAAACGCTCAGTCAAAATCACTTCgacataatttataaattaattaagatgTTGCATGCCAAAGGATTAGTGGATGCTGCAGacagaatatttaaattgatgaAATGGGTATATCGGTTTGATATCATGAATAATATAGGAAATGATAAAATGAACTTCATTGTTGATCTATTTGAAAATGAGTACTATTGTTACTATCTGATTTATAGTGATATTGAGTTCgaaattcgatttttaaaagaacTGATTAAAGTTTTACAGTCCAAGAATGAAAACAATGAAACTTATCCAACTTTTAATTGGATAATATACATTACTTGCGCAGTCTATGGCTTGAATAAGCATTTAGCAGTTGCTAAAAAGATGTCTCTCAAGGACTTTCCATGGATCTTGAATGGAGCGAAGAAAGTACTGAGCATCAATGATGATAGTTATGACGAGAGATGCTTGAGGGgcatattgagaaaaaaagatAAAGGTCTGTATGATGAATTAATTCTTGAAATGCAAGCATCCTTATAA